In one window of Azotobacter salinestris DNA:
- a CDS encoding L,D-transpeptidase family protein, which produces MYKKCTALLTTLLLAAQLAQAAPDTPGIPLPGDEALHQQLAQPSLGCVSPAVELDAFALEALSAFYRQLGYQRVWAVDARLEKLLGQLAQLVDDGLEPANYQLASLRRLAGSPASHPKSSACTDVLATHAYLQALRHLAYGQLDQARVEPLWRSPNSRAPASPTLFPAVAVTQLDDLPAAFAAARPDFEPYRALRHAYAELRRNPSRSWRRVPEGDLLRPGMTDERVPLLEQRLTAEGYLTEPARPGSDRQRYTPQLVEAVKRFQARHFLDDDGVVGPATLAELNVTPAERQEQVRANLERFRWLAREMEPTLLLVDVAGAQLTLFRDQQPRWQTRTQVGRPARPTPLLKSQVTHLTLNPTWTIPPTILREDKLPQIQRNIGFLASQNLKVIDYQGNEVNPHSVDWHNPSGIMLRQDPGPHNPLGRIAIRFPNPFAVYLHDTPSQHLFAKETRTLSSGCVRVERAMQLTDLLLEGANPAERQRFEEILASGKTRNLNLPRPVPILLAYWTAQVDDGGQLTFRPDIYGYDAKIIAALKAPALGGEHPPAG; this is translated from the coding sequence TTGTATAAAAAGTGCACAGCCCTGTTAACCACTCTGCTCCTGGCAGCCCAGCTCGCCCAGGCCGCCCCGGACACCCCGGGCATCCCGCTGCCGGGCGACGAGGCGCTCCACCAGCAGCTGGCGCAGCCATCGCTCGGCTGCGTCTCTCCGGCCGTCGAACTCGACGCCTTCGCCCTGGAGGCGCTGTCGGCCTTCTATCGCCAGCTCGGCTACCAGCGCGTCTGGGCGGTCGACGCCCGCCTGGAAAAGCTGCTCGGGCAGCTCGCCCAACTGGTCGACGACGGCCTGGAGCCGGCCAACTACCAGCTCGCCAGCCTACGCCGACTGGCCGGCAGCCCGGCCAGCCATCCCAAGAGCAGCGCCTGCACCGACGTCCTGGCCACCCACGCCTACCTGCAAGCCTTGCGCCATCTCGCCTATGGCCAGCTGGACCAGGCCCGGGTCGAGCCGCTCTGGCGCTCGCCGAACAGCCGCGCACCGGCATCGCCCACCCTGTTTCCTGCCGTTGCCGTGACCCAGCTGGACGATCTGCCCGCCGCCTTCGCCGCGGCCCGTCCGGACTTCGAACCCTACCGGGCGCTGCGCCACGCCTACGCGGAGCTGCGCCGCAATCCGTCGCGCAGCTGGCGGCGCGTGCCGGAAGGCGACCTGCTGCGCCCAGGCATGACGGACGAGCGCGTGCCATTGCTCGAACAGCGCCTGACCGCCGAAGGCTATCTGACCGAGCCGGCCCGCCCCGGCAGCGACCGCCAACGCTACACGCCGCAGCTGGTGGAGGCCGTGAAGCGCTTCCAGGCCCGGCATTTCCTCGACGACGACGGCGTCGTCGGCCCGGCCACCCTGGCGGAACTGAACGTCACGCCCGCCGAGCGTCAGGAACAGGTCCGCGCCAACCTCGAGCGCTTCCGCTGGCTCGCCCGGGAGATGGAGCCGACCCTGCTGCTGGTGGATGTCGCCGGTGCCCAGCTGACCCTATTCCGCGACCAACAGCCACGCTGGCAGACGCGCACCCAGGTCGGGCGCCCTGCCCGGCCCACGCCGCTGCTCAAGTCGCAGGTCACCCACCTGACCCTGAATCCGACCTGGACCATACCGCCGACCATCCTGCGCGAGGACAAGCTGCCGCAGATCCAGCGCAACATCGGCTTTCTGGCCAGCCAGAACCTCAAGGTGATCGACTACCAGGGCAACGAGGTCAACCCGCACAGCGTCGACTGGCACAACCCCAGCGGCATCATGCTTCGCCAGGACCCCGGCCCGCACAACCCGCTCGGGCGGATCGCCATCCGCTTTCCCAACCCCTTCGCCGTGTACCTGCACGACACGCCGAGCCAGCACCTGTTCGCCAAGGAGACGCGCACCCTGAGCTCCGGTTGCGTCCGTGTGGAACGGGCGATGCAACTCACCGACCTGCTGCTGGAGGGCGCCAATCCGGCCGAGCGCCAGCGTTTCGAGGAAATCCTCGCCAGCGGCAAGACTCGCAACCTGAACCTGCCCCGGCCGGTGCCGATCCTGCTGGCCTACTGGACCGCCCAGGTCGACGACGGCGGCCAGCTGACCTTTCGCCCGGACATCTACGGGTACGACGCGAAGATCATCGCCGCGCTGAAGGCCCCCGCGCTGGGCGGCGAGCATCCGCCTGCCGGCTAG
- a CDS encoding DUF1302 domain-containing protein: protein MPSFPVLRCMAAVFVVSLAAPAGAVSFNIGPIEGQLDSSLTLETAWSTARTDKDLIGADGGRGLSPISDDGRRNFKRGETFAKRLRGVHGLELKRGDSGIFLRGDYWYDVELKDEQRLFKDIDDGNRKEGVRASGARLLDAFVYRNYLVGDLPGSLRLGRQVVNWGEGLFLQGGIDAINPLDAQTFHRSVAEVREGRLPVALLHLAQSLNDAFTVEAFYQLAWDQSLSDNCGTFFSQADMLADGCDRNLAMLSRAGALSAADIAALEAEGVAWTAPDEGVLVRRGGDRNARDGGQWGIALRYFAVPLDTEFGAYFMNYHSRAAIFSTGAAGPAAFAANLPPALLPLAAAGNARYFVEYPEDIRLFGLSFATTLPIGTRWRGELSYRPNAPVQLNINDLLGATLTPLDPSAALQQARPGQEIRGYRRKEIIQLQTGFTQELDAVMGASRLTLEGEVGWTHVGGLEGADKLRYGRDPVFGAGPLPDGACQAQNTATLAGRSQKNLGRYCESDGFTTRDSWGYRLRATWAYRDVLPGLDLEPGIAWSHDVDGYSPGPEGNFVEGRKALGLNLDVDYLDTYSAGLSYTDFFGGEYSTQVDRDYLLLSLGVRF, encoded by the coding sequence ATGCCATCCTTTCCCGTCCTCCGGTGCATGGCCGCCGTCTTCGTCGTCTCGCTGGCGGCGCCGGCCGGCGCCGTGAGCTTCAATATCGGCCCGATCGAGGGGCAGCTCGATTCCAGCCTGACGCTGGAGACGGCCTGGTCGACGGCCAGGACGGACAAGGACCTGATCGGCGCCGACGGTGGACGTGGTCTGTCGCCGATCTCCGACGACGGCCGGCGCAACTTCAAGCGCGGCGAAACCTTCGCCAAGCGCCTGCGCGGCGTGCACGGTCTGGAGCTCAAGCGCGGCGATAGCGGCATTTTCCTGCGCGGCGACTACTGGTACGACGTCGAGCTGAAGGACGAGCAGCGACTGTTCAAGGACATCGACGACGGCAACCGCAAGGAGGGCGTGCGCGCCTCGGGTGCCCGGCTGCTCGATGCCTTCGTCTACCGCAACTACCTCGTCGGCGATCTGCCGGGTTCGCTGCGCCTCGGCCGGCAGGTGGTGAACTGGGGCGAGGGCCTGTTCCTGCAGGGCGGCATCGATGCGATCAATCCTCTGGATGCGCAGACCTTCCACCGCTCCGTCGCCGAGGTCCGCGAGGGGCGGCTGCCGGTCGCCCTGCTGCACCTCGCCCAGAGCCTGAACGATGCCTTCACGGTAGAGGCCTTCTACCAACTGGCCTGGGACCAGAGCCTGAGCGACAACTGCGGCACCTTCTTTTCCCAGGCGGACATGCTGGCCGACGGCTGCGACCGCAACCTGGCGATGCTCAGCCGGGCTGGCGCCCTGAGCGCCGCCGACATCGCCGCGCTCGAGGCCGAGGGCGTCGCCTGGACTGCACCCGACGAAGGCGTGCTGGTGCGCCGCGGCGGCGACCGCAATGCCCGCGACGGCGGCCAGTGGGGGATCGCCCTGCGCTATTTCGCCGTGCCGCTGGACACCGAGTTCGGCGCCTACTTCATGAACTATCACAGCCGCGCGGCGATCTTCAGCACCGGCGCCGCCGGCCCGGCGGCATTCGCCGCGAACCTGCCGCCGGCGCTGCTGCCGCTGGCGGCGGCCGGCAATGCGCGCTACTTCGTTGAATACCCCGAAGACATCCGCCTGTTCGGCCTGAGCTTCGCTACCACGCTGCCGATCGGAACCCGCTGGCGCGGCGAGTTGAGCTACCGGCCGAACGCCCCGGTGCAGCTCAACATCAACGATCTTCTCGGTGCCACCCTGACTCCGCTGGACCCCAGCGCGGCGCTCCAGCAGGCACGCCCGGGCCAGGAGATCCGCGGCTACCGGCGCAAGGAGATCATCCAGCTGCAGACCGGCTTCACCCAGGAACTCGATGCGGTGATGGGTGCCAGTCGCCTGACCCTGGAAGGGGAGGTCGGCTGGACCCACGTCGGCGGTCTGGAGGGGGCGGACAAGCTGCGTTACGGCCGCGACCCGGTGTTCGGCGCCGGCCCCCTGCCGGACGGCGCCTGCCAGGCGCAGAACACCGCCACCCTGGCCGGCCGCTCGCAGAAGAACCTCGGTCGCTACTGCGAGAGCGACGGCTTCACCACCCGCGACTCCTGGGGCTACCGGCTGCGGGCGACCTGGGCGTACCGCGACGTCCTGCCGGGCCTGGACCTCGAGCCGGGGATCGCCTGGTCCCACGACGTGGACGGCTATTCCCCCGGTCCGGAGGGCAATTTCGTGGAGGGCCGCAAGGCGCTCGGCCTCAACCTGGATGTCGACTACCTCGACACCTACAGCGCCGGGCTGTCCTATACCGACTTCTTCGGCGGCGAGTACAGCACCCAGGTGGATCGCGACTACCTGCTGCTGAGCCTCGGCGTGCGCTTCTAG
- a CDS encoding 2-hydroxyacid dehydrogenase, translating into MNARRAVFLDHASLDLGDLDLAPLRQAFDELVLHDASSAGEAAGRLRGAQVAIANKVPLGAETFATCPDLKLVLVAATGTNNVDLAAARAHGVAVCNCQGYGTPSVAQHTLMLLLALATRLPDYQAAIRAGRWQQATQFCLLDFPIVELEGKTLCLLGHGELGSAVARLAEAFGMRVLLGQLPGRPERADRLPLAELLPQVDALTLHCPLTEQTRNLIGAEQLQAMKPGAFLINTGRGGLVDEQALADALRHGQLGGAACDVLSEEPPRHGNPLLAPDIPRLILTPHSAWGSREARQRIVGQLAENALAYFAGTPKRRVA; encoded by the coding sequence ATGAACGCACGTCGCGCCGTATTTCTCGACCATGCTTCTCTCGATCTCGGCGATCTCGATCTCGCCCCGCTGCGCCAGGCCTTCGACGAACTCGTGCTGCACGACGCCAGCAGCGCCGGCGAGGCAGCCGGGCGGCTGCGCGGCGCGCAGGTGGCAATCGCCAACAAGGTACCGCTCGGCGCGGAAACCTTCGCCACCTGCCCCGACCTGAAGCTGGTGCTGGTCGCCGCCACCGGCACCAACAACGTCGACCTCGCCGCCGCCCGGGCGCATGGCGTGGCGGTGTGCAACTGCCAGGGCTACGGCACGCCCTCGGTGGCCCAGCACACCCTGATGCTGCTGCTCGCCCTGGCCACCCGCCTGCCCGACTACCAGGCGGCGATCCGCGCCGGGCGCTGGCAGCAGGCGACGCAGTTCTGCCTGCTGGACTTCCCCATCGTCGAGCTGGAAGGCAAGACCCTCTGCCTGCTCGGCCACGGCGAACTGGGCAGCGCCGTCGCCCGGCTGGCCGAAGCCTTCGGCATGCGCGTGCTGCTCGGTCAGCTGCCAGGCCGCCCCGAGCGCGCCGACCGCCTGCCGCTGGCCGAACTGCTGCCGCAGGTCGATGCCCTGACCCTGCACTGTCCGCTGACCGAGCAGACCCGCAACCTGATCGGCGCCGAGCAGCTGCAGGCGATGAAGCCCGGCGCCTTCCTGATCAACACCGGCCGCGGCGGACTGGTCGACGAACAGGCGCTGGCCGATGCCCTGCGCCACGGCCAGCTGGGCGGCGCAGCCTGCGACGTGCTCAGCGAGGAGCCGCCGCGCCACGGCAATCCGCTGCTGGCGCCGGACATCCCGCGGCTGATCCTCACCCCGCACAGCGCCTGGGGCAGCCGCGAGGCGCGCCAGCGCATCGTCGGCCAGTTGGCGGAAAACGCCCTGGCCTATTTTGCCGGCACGCCGAAGCGCCGGGTCGCCTGA
- a CDS encoding class I SAM-dependent methyltransferase, whose translation MDPRSEVLLRQAALFGGDLLLAGLPADDLLGRLPAAHGWSWHAGEHAALTARFAGRCQFGTAPGERPFAAAVLFLPKSTELARYLLDALAARLPGAELYLVGEKRGGIESAARQLQAFGQPRKLDSARHCQLWQVTVEQAPPPPVQEELAQRYRLELADGALEVVSLPGVFSHGRLDRGSALLLEHLDGLPPGDLLDFGCGAGVLGAALKRRYPQSRVSLLDVDAFALASSRLTLAANGLEAELIAGGGIQAAPGELAAIVSNPPFHQGVHTDYQATETLLREAARHLRPGGELRLVANSFLKYPPLIERHLGPCQVLAEAHGFRVYRAGRER comes from the coding sequence ATGGACCCGCGTAGCGAAGTGCTGTTGCGCCAGGCCGCGCTGTTCGGCGGCGATCTGCTGCTGGCCGGCCTGCCCGCCGACGACCTGCTCGGCCGGTTGCCTGCCGCCCACGGCTGGAGCTGGCACGCCGGGGAGCATGCCGCCCTGACCGCGCGCTTCGCCGGCCGCTGCCAGTTCGGTACCGCCCCCGGCGAGCGGCCCTTCGCCGCCGCCGTACTGTTCCTGCCCAAGTCCACCGAGCTGGCCCGCTACCTGCTCGACGCTCTCGCCGCCCGTCTGCCCGGCGCCGAGCTGTACCTGGTGGGGGAAAAGCGCGGCGGCATCGAGAGCGCCGCCCGCCAGCTGCAGGCCTTCGGCCAGCCGCGCAAGCTGGACAGCGCCCGCCACTGCCAGCTGTGGCAAGTGACGGTGGAACAGGCGCCGCCGCCTCCCGTGCAGGAGGAGCTCGCCCAGCGCTACCGGCTCGAGCTGGCCGACGGTGCGCTCGAGGTGGTCAGCCTGCCCGGGGTGTTCAGCCACGGCCGCCTCGACCGCGGCAGCGCCCTGCTCCTCGAGCACCTCGACGGGCTGCCGCCGGGGGATTTGCTTGACTTCGGCTGCGGCGCCGGCGTGCTCGGCGCGGCGCTCAAGCGGCGCTATCCGCAGAGCCGGGTGAGCCTGCTGGACGTGGACGCCTTCGCCCTGGCCAGCAGCCGCCTGACCCTGGCGGCCAACGGCCTGGAAGCGGAGCTGATCGCCGGCGGCGGCATCCAGGCCGCCCCTGGCGAACTGGCGGCGATCGTCAGCAACCCGCCCTTCCACCAGGGCGTGCACACCGACTACCAGGCCACCGAGACGCTGCTGCGCGAAGCCGCCCGGCACCTGCGTCCCGGCGGCGAGCTGCGCCTGGTCGCCAACAGCTTCCTCAAGTATCCGCCGCTGATCGAGCGCCACCTCGGCCCCTGCCAGGTACTGGCCGAGGCCCACGGCTTTCGTGTCTACCGCGCCGGACGGGAGCGCTGA
- a CDS encoding TMEM165/GDT1 family protein — translation MESLFVPTLIVALAEIGDKTQLLALLLAARFRQPWPIIWGIVVATLANHFAAGAVGNWVAGFFSPATLSAILAAAFAAVAVWTLIPDKLDEDEESGLKRYGPFLTTLIAFFLAEMGDKTQIATVMLAAQYPHFVLVVIGTTLGMLIANVPVVLAGNFAADRLPLTLIRRIAAAGFAALAVYTGYQAMQLAGWL, via the coding sequence ATGGAATCTCTTTTCGTCCCCACCCTGATCGTTGCCCTGGCCGAAATCGGCGACAAGACGCAACTGCTCGCCCTGCTCCTCGCCGCCCGCTTTCGCCAGCCCTGGCCGATCATCTGGGGCATCGTCGTCGCCACCCTGGCCAACCACTTCGCCGCCGGCGCGGTCGGCAACTGGGTCGCCGGCTTCTTCTCGCCCGCCACGCTGAGCGCCATCCTCGCCGCCGCCTTCGCCGCCGTGGCGGTCTGGACGCTGATCCCGGACAAGCTGGACGAGGACGAGGAGTCCGGCCTCAAGCGCTACGGCCCCTTCCTCACCACCCTGATCGCCTTCTTCCTCGCCGAGATGGGCGACAAGACGCAGATCGCCACGGTGATGCTCGCCGCGCAGTATCCGCACTTCGTCCTGGTGGTGATCGGTACCACGCTGGGCATGCTGATCGCCAACGTGCCGGTGGTGCTGGCCGGCAACTTCGCCGCCGACCGCCTGCCGCTGACCCTGATCCGCCGCATCGCCGCTGCCGGCTTCGCCGCCCTGGCCGTCTATACCGGCTACCAGGCGATGCAGCTGGCCGGCTGGCTGTAG
- a CDS encoding TMEM165/GDT1 family protein, with protein MESLFIPTQISILAEIGDKTQLLAMLLTLRFRKPWPIVWGMFVGILGNHILAAEVGHLIAGHLSEVALNGILAAAFAAIAVWTLLPDQRGDDDDSRLKRYGPFLTSTVAFFFAEMADKTQVATLVLAAQYEYPFFVAVGTTLGIVISNGPVVLLAGNFVAQNLPLKLIRRIAALAFICLAVYSGYQTAKLAGWL; from the coding sequence ATGGAATCACTCTTCATCCCCACCCAGATCTCCATCCTCGCCGAGATCGGCGACAAGACCCAGCTGCTGGCCATGCTGCTGACCCTGCGTTTTCGCAAACCCTGGCCGATCGTCTGGGGCATGTTCGTCGGCATCCTAGGCAATCACATCCTCGCCGCCGAAGTCGGCCACCTGATCGCTGGCCATCTCTCGGAAGTCGCACTGAACGGCATACTCGCCGCGGCCTTTGCCGCGATCGCCGTCTGGACTCTGCTGCCGGACCAGCGGGGCGACGACGACGACTCCAGGCTCAAGCGCTATGGTCCCTTCCTGACCAGCACGGTCGCCTTCTTCTTCGCCGAGATGGCCGACAAGACCCAGGTCGCCACCCTGGTGCTGGCCGCGCAGTACGAATATCCCTTCTTCGTGGCGGTCGGCACGACGCTCGGCATCGTGATCTCCAACGGACCGGTGGTGCTGCTGGCCGGCAACTTTGTCGCCCAGAACCTGCCGCTGAAGCTGATCCGCCGCATCGCCGCCCTGGCCTTCATCTGCCTGGCGGTGTATTCGGGCTATCAGACCGCGAAACTGGCCGGCTGGCTGTAG
- a CDS encoding M48 family metallopeptidase: MGKSSYLTGVAAALLLAACQPVQTTSGGAVGVERKQYMFSMLSTEQVNQMYAQSYQQTLGEASTKGVLDTSSQNAQRLNAIARRLIAKAPLFRADAAQWQWEVALIDSDELNASCGPGGKIIFYSGLIEKLRLTDDEIAAVMGHEIAHALREHGREAMSKAYGIQMAKQGAGALLGVGEAGMAMADVAVQYGMTLPNSRSNESEADLIGLELAARAGYDPNAAITLWQKMNQAGNNGTPQFISTHPSPGNRTAALEAAIPKVMPLYRQAQGGN, translated from the coding sequence ATGGGCAAGTCGTCTTATCTCACCGGTGTCGCCGCCGCGCTGCTGCTGGCCGCCTGCCAGCCCGTCCAGACCACCAGTGGCGGTGCCGTGGGCGTCGAACGCAAGCAGTACATGTTCAGCATGCTCTCCACCGAGCAGGTCAACCAGATGTATGCCCAGTCCTACCAGCAGACGCTGGGCGAAGCTTCCACCAAGGGCGTCCTGGATACCAGCAGCCAGAATGCCCAGCGTCTGAACGCAATCGCCCGCCGGCTGATCGCCAAGGCGCCGCTGTTCCGCGCCGATGCCGCGCAGTGGCAATGGGAGGTCGCGTTGATCGACAGCGACGAGCTTAACGCCAGCTGCGGACCGGGTGGCAAGATCATCTTCTACAGTGGGCTGATCGAGAAGCTGCGTCTGACCGACGACGAGATCGCCGCGGTCATGGGCCACGAGATCGCCCATGCCCTGCGCGAGCACGGCCGCGAGGCGATGTCCAAGGCCTATGGCATCCAGATGGCCAAGCAGGGCGCCGGCGCGCTGCTCGGAGTGGGGGAGGCCGGTATGGCCATGGCGGATGTGGCGGTGCAGTACGGCATGACCCTGCCCAACAGCCGCAGCAACGAGAGCGAGGCGGATCTGATCGGTCTGGAACTGGCCGCCCGCGCCGGCTACGACCCGAACGCGGCGATCACCCTGTGGCAGAAGATGAACCAGGCGGGGAACAACGGCACACCGCAGTTCATAAGCACCCACCCCTCGCCGGGTAACCGCACCGCGGCGCTGGAGGCGGCGATTCCCAAGGTCATGCCGCTGTACCGGCAGGCGCAGGGCGGCAACTGA
- a CDS encoding SOS response-associated peptidase gives MSGRYALFRWPPALTVLRGFPADLAPHWSIAPAARVLMLRNAAGVREAALARWGLTPGWLTDLSRTPAHARAETLAEQPMFREAFRTRRCLLPANGFYEWRGAARKRPYWMTGEAPLLHFAAIWEAYPIDGQVYLSVAMITQAAASQRRPVVLDEAGQALWLDAASPMGPLQELLLRPVPALRERALADLVNDPRLDAPECLTPA, from the coding sequence ATGAGTGGACGTTATGCCCTGTTTCGCTGGCCGCCGGCCCTGACTGTCCTGCGCGGATTTCCCGCGGACCTGGCGCCGCACTGGAGCATCGCCCCGGCCGCGCGGGTGCTGATGCTGCGCAATGCCGCCGGTGTCCGCGAGGCGGCGCTGGCGCGCTGGGGGCTGACCCCGGGCTGGCTGACCGATCTGTCGCGCACCCCGGCCCACGCCCGGGCGGAGACCCTGGCCGAGCAGCCGATGTTCCGCGAGGCCTTCCGCACCCGGCGCTGCCTGCTGCCGGCCAACGGCTTCTACGAGTGGCGCGGCGCGGCGCGCAAGCGCCCCTACTGGATGACCGGCGAGGCGCCGCTGCTGCACTTCGCGGCGATCTGGGAAGCCTATCCGATCGACGGGCAGGTCTATCTGAGCGTCGCCATGATCACCCAGGCGGCGGCCAGCCAGCGCCGGCCCGTGGTGCTCGACGAGGCCGGCCAGGCGCTCTGGCTGGATGCGGCGAGCCCCATGGGGCCGCTGCAGGAGCTGCTGTTGCGGCCCGTGCCGGCACTGCGCGAGCGGGCGCTGGCGGATCTGGTCAACGATCCACGCCTGGATGCCCCGGAGTGCCTGACACCTGCCTGA
- a CDS encoding 1-acyl-sn-glycerol-3-phosphate acyltransferase, with protein MMGEFDAIRPYADAEVPAVLQRLIADAGFLDILTRFRFPRLAGPLGWLLKPLIAMRLRTEFARIDSVAALQTKIEAYVDRTIERATDGVTYSGLEQLRPGKAYLFLANHRDIVMDPAFVNYAIYHAGLRTPRIAIGDNLLQRPFVSDLMRLNKSFIVHRSLSGRREKLAAYHLLSAYINHSIQVEGESIWIAQAEGRAKDGDDRTDSAILKMFHMSRKNEPFAETVKALNLIPVSISYEYDPCDQAKARELYIRASSGSYTKAPGEDDQSIALGITGYKGRVHIHFGTPLERPAEDAKQLAAEIDRQILGNYRLFPAHYLAYEMYAGRDPELPVPTAAQLFSAEELARAETEWQRRLAACPEEQRPYLVLQYANPVRNQYRVKAGLPL; from the coding sequence ATGATGGGCGAATTCGATGCCATCCGACCCTATGCCGACGCCGAGGTCCCTGCCGTCCTGCAGCGGCTGATCGCCGACGCCGGCTTTCTCGACATTCTTACCCGCTTCCGCTTCCCGCGCCTGGCCGGGCCGCTCGGCTGGCTGCTCAAGCCGCTCATCGCCATGCGGCTGCGCACCGAGTTCGCCCGGATCGACAGCGTCGCGGCCCTGCAGACGAAGATCGAAGCCTATGTCGACCGTACCATCGAGCGCGCCACGGATGGCGTGACTTACAGCGGCCTGGAGCAGCTCAGGCCCGGCAAGGCCTACCTCTTCCTCGCCAACCACCGCGACATCGTGATGGATCCGGCCTTCGTCAACTATGCGATCTACCACGCCGGGCTGCGCACCCCGCGCATCGCCATCGGCGACAACCTGCTGCAGCGGCCCTTCGTCAGCGACCTGATGCGCCTGAACAAGAGCTTCATCGTGCACCGCTCGCTGAGCGGGCGGCGGGAAAAGCTCGCCGCCTATCACCTGCTCTCCGCCTACATCAACCACTCGATCCAGGTGGAGGGCGAGTCGATCTGGATCGCCCAGGCCGAGGGACGGGCCAAGGACGGCGACGACCGTACCGACTCGGCGATCCTCAAGATGTTCCACATGAGCCGCAAGAACGAGCCCTTCGCCGAGACGGTGAAGGCCCTGAACCTGATTCCGGTGTCGATCAGCTACGAATACGACCCCTGCGACCAGGCCAAGGCCCGCGAGCTGTACATCCGCGCCAGCAGCGGCAGCTATACCAAGGCGCCGGGCGAGGACGACCAGAGCATCGCCCTCGGCATCACCGGCTACAAGGGACGGGTGCACATCCACTTCGGCACGCCGCTGGAGAGGCCTGCGGAGGATGCCAAGCAGCTCGCCGCGGAGATCGACCGGCAGATCCTCGGCAACTACCGGCTGTTCCCGGCCCATTATCTGGCTTACGAGATGTATGCCGGACGCGATCCCGAGCTGCCGGTGCCGACGGCAGCGCAGCTGTTCTCCGCCGAGGAGCTCGCCCGCGCCGAAACGGAATGGCAGAGGCGCCTGGCCGCCTGTCCCGAGGAACAGCGCCCCTATCTGGTCCTGCAATACGCCAACCCGGTCCGCAATCAATACCGCGTCAAGGCCGGCCTGCCGCTGTAG
- a CDS encoding YajG family lipoprotein — translation MLHRLLPVLGLIAVASLGLAGCALSPQQITPEPKLNTPLTAVGSGQPVVVRVVDGRASPNLGTRGGLYPETSAIVVRGQDVLPRLQTQAETAVRLLGFTPSPNAYNAPQLTLTLAELKYQSPKKGLYVTEADIGATFRVDVQNSGRRYSGRYGASLNQRFGMAPNQQTNTKLIGDVLSDALTRAFKDPAIGQLLLGR, via the coding sequence ATGCTGCATCGTCTGTTGCCTGTGCTCGGCCTGATCGCCGTCGCCAGCCTGGGGCTGGCCGGCTGTGCCCTCAGCCCGCAACAAATCACCCCCGAACCCAAGCTCAATACGCCACTCACCGCAGTCGGCAGCGGTCAGCCCGTCGTCGTGCGGGTGGTCGACGGACGCGCCTCGCCGAACCTCGGTACCCGCGGCGGGCTGTATCCGGAAACCAGCGCGATCGTCGTGCGCGGGCAGGATGTGCTGCCCCGGCTGCAGACCCAGGCCGAGACGGCCGTGCGCCTGCTCGGCTTCACCCCGTCGCCCAATGCCTACAATGCGCCGCAGCTGACGCTGACCCTGGCCGAACTGAAATACCAGTCGCCGAAGAAGGGACTGTATGTCACCGAGGCCGATATCGGCGCGACCTTCCGGGTCGATGTGCAGAACAGCGGGCGCCGCTACAGCGGCCGCTATGGTGCGTCGCTGAACCAGCGCTTCGGAATGGCGCCGAACCAGCAGACCAACACCAAGCTGATTGGCGATGTGCTAAGCGATGCCCTGACCCGTGCCTTCAAGGATCCGGCCATCGGTCAGCTGCTGCTGGGACGTTGA